A window of the Juglans microcarpa x Juglans regia isolate MS1-56 chromosome 5D, Jm3101_v1.0, whole genome shotgun sequence genome harbors these coding sequences:
- the LOC121264965 gene encoding DNA-directed RNA polymerase I subunit 1: protein MAQITEGTTEHVEAVRFSFFTDEEVREHSVVKVTNPILLDSMERPVPGGLYDPELGPLDERSLCKKCGQRSFHCPGHCGHIDLVSPAYNPLLFNILYNLLQRTCLFCHHFRASRSQVETCISQLKLIVKGDVVGAKRLDSDTPGETSYPNDGDWSQNHDAKYLRQQGWTSLQFMEAMSVFKKFLRPRFVVCKSCGAKNPKISKPTFGWFHMSGMSGADARRNAIRGCKLGRSSTGGTNGKSLPEVENTDDMTHWGDVVDIVETDPSSVASPGARDSATKKQRKKGGEVLLDFVKQKDLFSGPLLPSEVKEIVKLLWENESQLCSFISDIQHQGFKVKDSEPKTDYSMFFLETILVPPIKFRPPSKGGDSVMEHPQTVLLGKVLQSNISLGNAHVNNLERSKIVSRWMDLQQSINVLFDSKTATGQGQRNVASGICQLLEKKEGMFRQKMMGKRVNFACRSVISPDPYLAVNEIGIPPYFALRLTYPERVTPWNVVKLRNAIINGSDIHPGATQYGDKLDTKQLPPSRKGRIAISRKLPSSRGLLTQHGKSCDYEFEGKFVRRHLQDGDIVLVNRQPTLHKPSIMAHVVRVLKGEKTLRMHYANCSTYNADFDGDEMNVHFPQDEISRAEAYNIVNANNQYVKPTSGEPIRALIQDHVVSAVLLTKKDTFFTGDEFNQLLYCAGISTARPVSFLGKFGQKVCMLNSEDEMQPLLPAIWKPVPLWTGKQVISALLNHITKGHPPFTVEKDAKLPRDFFKSGSDEDELNKEEKAVKKGTKERVLDDKKLSKGKRVDGNASKKKEPDEDKLLIYRNDLVRGVIDKAQFGEYGLVHTVQELYGSNTAGILLSALSRLFTAFLQVHGFTCGVDDLLLMKKKDDDRDKNLLDCEKVGEEVHRMFVSDKGGDKIDLLQLKIEEKIRSNGEPALTDLDRKMISKLNEELSKNFFKELLSRGLLKPSGKNCISLMTTSGAKGASVNFQQISSHLGQQELEGKRVPRMVSGKTLPCFPPWDWAARAGGFIIDRFLTGLHPQEYYFHCMAGREGLVDTAVKTSRSGYLQRCLIKNLECLKICYDHTVRDADGSIIQFCYGEDGVDVHQTSYIAKFEALAANKEMIFKKCGQELQKSNSYIKELPCALEEKAKEFVRAFSLRQKNPNDLKEADFLKLMEHKYVLSLAQPGEPVGVLAAQSVGEPSTQMTLNTFHLAGRGEMNVTLGIPRLQEILMTASSDIKTPVMTCPFQIGRSKEDASCLADKLKKITVADIIKNMKVSVIPFVVHDHQTCSIYKLEMMLHIPENYPKHTDITLEDWEGTLEVVFVRELEDAIQNHLLLLSKISGIETFMPDSQSNASNGTEDDDVSGNKSHREEENDDDNDADDGGGSEDLGMDAQKRKQQATDEMDYGDSSEEEPDEGELSAGSESELDRAEDEIEVSNDAVIGIVNVKDVTCEPSELGKPSKHKLKDKRNQSEAKRKKRARGKLVKKEYDRAFFVKTKGMHFEVHFRFTNEPHILLAQIAQKTAKKVYIQSFGKIDGCKVVTCKEKQVIYYGKNPKDRKDISSAEKEKVPALQTTGVDFSTLWQFQDVLDVRYVYSNNIHAMLTTYGVEAARETIIREIQHVFGSYGISVNMRHLTLIAEYMTHSGGYRPMNRLGGIAESTSPFSKMSFETASKFIVEAAYHGERDELETPSARICLGLPVKMGTGCFDLMQKIEI, encoded by the exons GGTACAACAGAGCATGTCGAAGCAGTTAGGTTCAGTTTCTTTACAGATGAAGAGGTTCGAGAGCACAGCGTTGTGAAGGTTACGAACCCCATTTTGCTTGATAGTATGGAGAGACCTGTACCTGGTGGATTGTATGATCCAGAATTGGGCCCGCTAGATGAAAGGAGTCT CTGCAAGAAATGTGGGCAGCGTTCATTCCATTGCCCAGGTCACTGTGGTCATATTGATCTTGTTTCACCTGCCTATAATCCATTgctatttaatattctttacAATCTTCTCCAGAGAACTTGTTTATTTTGTCACCATTTCCGGGCAAGCAGAAGCCAG GTTGAGACATGTATTTCTCAATTGAAACTCATTGTGAAAGGTGATGTCGTTGGGGCCAAAAGGTTAGATTCTGATACACCAGGTGAAACTTCATATCCTAATGATGGTGATTGGAGTCAGAATCATGATGCCAAGTATTTAAGGCAGCAAGGTTGGACCTCTCTTCAGTTTATGGAAGCAATGTctgttttcaaaaaatttctgaGGCCAAGGTTTGTGGTTTGTAAGAGTTGTGGGGccaaaaatcctaaaatcaGTAAACCTACATTTGGATGGTTTCATATG AGTGGCATGTCAGGTGCTGATGCCAGACGGAATGCTATTCGAGGTTGCAAGCTAGGAAGGTCATCCACTGGTGGAACTAATGGAAAATCTTTGCCTGAGGTGGAAAATACGGATGATATGACTCACTGGGGGGATGTTGTTGATATTGTTGAAACAGATCCATCCAGTGTCGCCTCTCCAGGAGCTCGCGATAGTGCCacaaaaaagcaaagaaaaaaaggaggggAAGTGCTTCTTGATTTTGTTAAGCAGAAGGATTTATTTTCAGGACCTCTATTACCATCAGAAGTTAAAGAAATTGTGAAGCTTCTATGGGAAAATGAGAGTCAACTCTGCTCATTTATCAGTGATATTCAGCATCAGGGATTTAAAGTGAAAGATAGTGAACCAAAAACTGATTACTCTATGTTCTTCTTAGAGACTATTCTTGTACCTCCAATCAAATTCCGGCCCCCATCCAAGGGAGGTGATTCTGTCATGGAACATCCTCAAACTGTTTTGTTGGGTAAGGTGCTACAGTCCAATATATCATTGGGAAATGCTCATGTTAACAACTTAGAACGCTCAAAAATAGTAAGCCGGTGGATGGATCTCCAACAATCTATAAACGTGTTGTTTGATAGCAAAACTGCCACAGGTCAAGGTCAAAGAAATGTAGCCTCAGGGATTTGTCAATTGCTGGAAAAGAAAGAAGGCATGTTCCGCCAGAAAATGATGGGAAAGAGGGTTAATTTTGCTTGCCGCTCTGTCATATCGCCAGATCCCTATTTAGCAGTTAATGAAATTGGAATTCCTCCTTATTTTGCATTAAGATTAACCTATCCCGAGAGGGTGACTCCTTGGAATGTTGTCAAGTTGAGGAATGCTATCATCAATGGTTCGGATATTCATCCTGGAGCTACACAATATGGTGATAAGCTAGATACTAAGCAACTACCACCAAGTCGCAAGGGGCGCATTGCAATATCAAGGAAATTGCCATCATCACGAGGTCTCCTCACACAGCATGGGAAAAGCTGTGATTatgaatttgaaggaaaatttgtGCGTCGCCACTTGCAAGATGGGGATATTGTGCTTGTTAACAGACAGCCCACTCTACACAAGCCCAGTATAATGGCACATGTAGTTCGTGTGTTAAAGGGGGAGAAAACACTTCGGATGCACTATGCAAACTGCAGTACATACAATGCTGATTTTGATGGAGATGAAATGAATGTTCACTTCCCACAAGATGAAATTTCTCGTGCAGAAGCTTACAACATTGTAAATGCCAATAATCAATATGTCAAGCCCACAAGTGGTGAACCCATTAGAGCCTTGATTCAAGATCATGTCGTAAGTGCTGTGCTTCTTACAAAGAAGGATACATTTTTTACTGGCGACGAGTTCAACCAGCTTCTTTATTGTGCTGGCATCTCTACTGCTCGTCCAGTTtcttttttaggaaaatttggCCAGAAAGTTTGCATGTTGAACTCTGAAGATGAGATGCAGCCCCTTCTGCCGGCAATATGGAAACCAGTGCCTCTTTGGACTGGGAAACAG GTGATTAGCGCCTTGCTAAATCATATTACTAAGGGTCACCCTCCATTTACTGTTGAAAAAGATGCAAAACTCCCACGTGATTTTTTTAAGAGCGGGAGTGATGAGGATGAACTGAACAAAGAAGAAAAGGCTGTTAAAAAGGGAACAAAGGAAAGGGTGCTGGATGACAAGAAACTTAGTAAAGGGAAAAGGGTTGATGGAAATGCATCAAAGAAAAAGGAGCCTGATGAAGATAAACTGTTGATATATAGGAATGACTTGGTGCGGGGTGTGATTGACAAGGCTCAGTTTGGTGAATATGGTTTGGTTCATACAGTGCAGGAGCTCTATGGCTCAAACACTGCAGGGATCCTGCTTTCTGCGTTGAGTCGTTTATTTACTGCTTTTTTGCAG GTGCATGGGTTCACCTGTGGAGTAGATGATCTTTTGCtaatgaagaaaaaagatgatgaCAGGGACAAAAACCTTCTAGATTGTGAGAAAGTTGGTGAAGAAGTTCACCGTATGTTTGTTAGTGATAAGGGTGGTGATAAAATAG ATCTCCTGCAGctgaaaattgaagaaaagatacGCAGTAATGGAGAACCTGCATTGACAGACTTGGACAGGAAGATGATAAGCAAGCTCAATGAAGAATTAAGTAAGAACTTCTTCAAAGAGTTGTTGTCCAGAGGGTTATTGAAACCCTCTGGAAAGAACTGTATTTCTCTCATGACTACATCTGGGGCTAAGGGTGCATCG GTTAATTTCCAGCAAATATCTTCTCATTTaggacaacaagagttagaagGCAAACGAGTCCCTCGAATGGTTTCTGGAAAAACTTTACCTTGCTTCCCTCCTTGGGATTGGGCAGCTCGAGCTGGTGGCTTTATTATTGACCGCTTTCTTACTGGTCTCCACCCTCAAGAATATTACTTTCATTGCATGGCTGGTCGTGAAGG GTTGGTTGATACAGCGGTGAAAACATCTCGCAGTGGATATCTACAACGATGCCTAATAAAAAATCTTGAGTGCCTAAAAATTTGTTATGACCATACTGTTCGTGATGCTGATGGTTCCATTATTCAATTTTGCTATGGAGAAGATGGTGTAGATGTACATCAAACGAGTTATATTGCAAAATTTGAAGCGCTGGCTGCA aataaagaaatgattttcaaAAAGTGTGGTCAAGAGCTTCAGAAGTCCAATAGTTACATCAAGGAATTGCCTTGTGCCCTTGAAGAAAAAGCAAAGGAATTTGTGCGTGCATTCTCCTTGAGACAAAAAAATCCTAATGATTTGAAAGAAGCGGATTTCTTGAAGTTAATGGAGCACAAATATGTCTTAAGCCTTGCTCAGCCTGGAGAACCAGTTGGAGTGCTTGCTGCACAGTCTGTAGGCGAGCCATCAACACAGATGAC GTTGAATACATTCCATCTTGCTGGGCGAGGTGAAATGAACGTGACACTTGGAATTCCACGCCTACAGGAAATATTGATGACTGCTTCAAGTGATATTAAGACCCCTGTGATGACATGCCCCTTCCAAATTGGGAGGTCGAA GGAGGATGCCTCTTGTCTTGCTGATAAGTTGAAGAAGATAACTGTCGCAGACATAATAAAGAATATGAAAGTATCTGTCATTCCATTTGTTGTTCATGATCACCAGACCTGCAGTATTTATAAGCTTGAAATGATGCTTCACATACCTGAAAACTATCCAAAACACACTGATATTACATTAGAAGACTGGGAGGGAACCCTAGAGGTTGTTTTTGTGAGGGAGTTGGAGGACGCCATACAAAATCATCTGCTCTTGCTTTCTAAAATTAGTGGCATTGAAACCTTCATGCCAGATTCTCAGTCAAATGCTTCAAATGGGACAGAGGATGATGATGTATCTGGAAATAAATCACACCGTGAGGAAGAAAATGATGACGACAATGATGCTGATGATGGAGGGGGGTCTGAGGATCTTGGTATGGATGCACAAAAGAGAAAACAGCAAGCGACAGATGAGATGGATTATGGGGACTCTTCTGAAGAGGAACCGGATGAAGGGGAGCTGTCAGCTGGCTCTGAAAGTGAACTTGACCGTGCAGAGGATGAAATTGAAGTTAGTAATGATGCTGTGATTGGAATAGTCAATGTCAAAGATGTAACATGTGAACCATCAGAACTTGGAAAACCCTCTAAGCATAAGTTGAAGGATAAAAGAAACCAATCAGAAGCCAAACGAAAGAAGAGAGCCAGAGGAAAACTAGTAAAAAAAGAGTACGATAGAGCATTTTTTGTGAAAACCAAGGGAATGCACTTTGAGGTCCATTTTCGATTTACCAACGAACCACATATTTTACTGGCTCAG ATTGCTCAAAAAACAGCCAAGAAGGTTTACATCCAGAGCTTTGGTAAGATTGATGGGTGTAAAGTAGTTACTTGCAAAGAAAAACAAGTGATATACTATGGTAAAAATCCCAAAGACAGGAAGGATATCTCGtctgcagaaaaagaaaaagttccaGCACTGCAAACCACAGGTGTGGATTTCAGTACTTTGTGGCAGTTTCAGGATGTTCTTGATGTCAGGTATGTATACTCCAACAACATCCATGCTATGCTAACCACGTATGGAGTGGAAGCCGCCAGAGAAACTATCATCAGGGAAATACAGCATGTTTTCGGTTCTTATGGGATATCTGTGAATATGCGGCACCTAACCCTCATTGCTGAGTATATGACCCATTCGGGTGGATATCGTCCAATGAACAGACTTGGGGGAATAGCGGAGTCGACGTCTCCTTTCAGCAAAATGTCTTTTGAGACGGCTTCGAAGTTCATTGTTGAAGCTGCATATCATGGAGAGAGAGACGAGTTGGAGACTCCATCTGCTAGGATCTGTCTTGGATTGCCAGTGAAGATGGGTACTggatgttttgatttgatgcaGAAGATCGAAATCTGA